CTTGGCCTTCAGGCCGAAGCGGTCGACGGGTTGTCCGTCCGGCCCGGACTTCTCGAACAGGCTCGGGCCGAAGCCGATGGTGATGGTGAGCCGGGAGGCGGGCAGGCCGAGTGCCTCGCCGGTGTCGTCCGGCGGTGCCTCGGGAAGGCCGGTGGCGGCGCCGGTGCCGACCTCGCGCCCGCCGGTCATCGCGGCGGCCGCCTTCGTCCACTCCTTGAGCATCTTGACGAGCGACTCGCGGGTGGCCTTCTCGGAGACGTCGAAGGCGGCGAAGTGCAGCCGGTCCTGGACCGGGGTCGCGATGCCGGCCTGGTGGTCGCCGTAGAACGGGACCTCGGCGCCGGACGCGGCGGCCGGCGCCGGGGCGGGGTCGTCCTGGCGGGTGGCCGCGGCGACCGAGCCGACGGCGGCGGCGCCGAGCGCGACGCCCGCACCTGCCCAGCCGATGACGGCGCGTCGGCTGACCGCGCTCCTCGGGGCGGCGGCGTCGGTACCGGCCGGCGTTCCGTTCTGCTGCTCGTTCTCGGCGTCCATCGGCGGGCGGGCCCTTCTCTGTGCTGACTCACGGATGCCGTGGCGGCCGGTTCGGGGCCGCCACGGCGTCAGTGGGGTGACTGGGTACTCGGGGTGGTGATCGCGGGTGTTACTTGGCGACCACGGCGGCGGCCAGCTTCGACAGCGGCTCGCCCAGCGAGTTGACCGCGTCGGAGAAGGTCTTGCGCTCGGCCTGGGCGACCTTGTCGTAGGAGGTGAAGGTGCCGTCGGCCTGCTTGTACTTGGCGAGCAGGGCCTGGATGGCGGCGAACTCGGAGTCCAGGGTCTTGGACAGCTCGGGGTCCTTCTCGGCGGCGACCGGCTTCAGCAGCTCGTAGGCCTTCTGCGCGCCCTCGACGTTGGCCTGGAAGTCGGCCAGGTCGGTGTGGCTGTAGCGGTCCTCCTCACCGGTGATCTTGTTGGTGGCGACCTCGTCCAGCAGCTCCTTGGCGCCGTTGGCCATGCTGGTCGCGGTGATCTCCGCCGAGGGGATCTTCTTCTGCCAGTCCTTCAGATCGTTGACCAGCTGGTCGGCGAGCTTCTTCTCGTCGTCGCCGATCTTCGCGTCGGCCCAGAGCGACTTCTCCAGCTTGTGCCAGCCGGTCCACTCCTTGCCGGCCTCGACCTTGTCCTCGCGGGTGTCGGTCTTCGGGTCGACATCGCCGAAGCTCTCGGCGACCGGCTCGGTGCGCTCCCAGCCGGTGCGCGAGGCCGCGTACAGCGACTTGGCCTTCTCCACGTCGCCCGCCTTGATCGCGGCGGCGAAGGCCTCGACGGCCGGGATGGTGGTGTCGGCCTGCTCCTGGGCGTACTTGCGGTAGGCGTCGACGGCGCCGGCCAGGCGCGGGTCGGCCGCGGCGGAGGCGCCGCCCTCGCCGGTCACGGTGATCTTCTGGCGGATGCCGTCGCCGACCATGCCGGGCTTGCAGGCGATCTCGTACGAGCCGGCCTTGATCTCGGCGTCGATGGTCGCCTTGGTGCCGGGGCCGATGTTTTCGCGCTCGGTGATGATCTTGTCGCCGTCACCGTAGACGTAGACCTCGGTGGTCTTCGAGCCCTTGTTGCTGATGTCCAGCATGACGTGCCCGGCCGGGACGCTGGTCTTGGAGACCTCGCACGCGGAGTCGGTGGCGTTGACCGTGACGGCGTCGGCGCTGCCGGCCTTGTCGTCCTTCTTGTCCGCGCAGCCGGCCAGGGTGGCGATCGCCACGGCGAGGGTGAGCAGCGCGGCTGCGGTGGAACGGCGGCGGGCGGACATGCGGGCTCCAACGGAAAAGGGCATGGGGATGCCACGGCGGGACTCGGCGAGGGTGGGGCACCGAACGGGTCGGCGACGCCACCTTAGCTAAGGCATACCTTACGTATGGCCGAATCGGCGTCCACACCCACCCCCCGATCGAAACCCGACCGCCACCTCCCGGGGGCTTCGACGGGCGGCCGCGCGGGCGGTCGACATCTCAGTGCGGCACACCGAGGACGTGCAGGCGAGCCCATGGGATGCGGACCACCACTGCCGCGAACGCATCGTCACAGCGCGTCCGGATGCTCGATTTTCAGCTTTGATCAGTTCTGATCGGTTTCTGATCATCTGTTGCTTTTCCTTGGACACGACTTGGCAAAGATATGACCGTTCCTCTAGCTCTCTCTGACTGATCGCCGTCAATCTCGGTCGCAGCTCTTCGCGAGCAGCCATGAGCCGCTCGCTTCCCTGCAGCTACCCCCACTGGAGTCAGAGTGAGCCCCACCTCCTCCTCCCGCCGCACCCTCACGGCCGGAGCCATCACCGTCGTCGCCGCCCTCGTCGCCGTCGCCGTCCCCACCGGCACCGCCTCGGCCGCCCCCGCCGGGCGGGACGCCGCGATCGCCCAGGCCCGGGCCAACGTCGCCCGCAACGCCGGGGTGTTCGGCTTCGGCACCGGCCAGGACCTCGTGGTCAAGGACGTGATCCTCGACGCCGACGGCGCCTCGCACGTCCGCTTCGACCGCACCTACCAGGGCCTGCCCGTGGTCGGCGGCGACCTCGTCGTCCACCAGGACGCCCGCGGCCGGCTCAAGGACTCCTCCCGCGCCGCCGCCCACGACCCGGCCGTCAAGTCCACCGCCCCCGGCGTCCCCGCGCAGGCCACCGCCGGGACCGCGATCGCCGCCGCCCCCGGCGTCAACGACGCCACCAGCACCCCCGAACTGGTCGTCTGGGCCGCCGACGGCACGCCCCGGCTCGCCTGGCGCACCACCGTCGAGGGCGTCGGCGAGCACGGCCAGCCCGCCGGGCGCGTGGTCGTCACCGACGCCTCCACCGGCGAGCAGATCGAGGCCTACGACGCCGAGCACCAGGCCACCGGCACCGGGCACTCCGAGTACACCGGCGACGTCACCGTCGACACCACCCCTGCCGCGGGCGGCGGTTACACCCTCAAGGACCCGGTCCGCGGCCACGTCACCAAGGACGCCGACAACATCTCGGCGAGCTCGCTCAAGGCGAGCTCCGGGACGGAGTTCACCAGCAGCACCAACGTCTGGGGCGACGGGCAGAAGTTCTCCGCCGACCGCTCCACCGCCGCCGTCGACGCCCACGCCAACACCGCCTGGACGTACGACTACTACAAGAACACCTTCGGCCGGAACGGCATCAAGAACGACGGCAGGGGCGCCACCGTCTTCGTCCACGTCGGCACCAACTGGGACAACGCCCAGTGGTCCGACAGCTGCTTCTGCATGATGACCGGCGACGGCAACGGCACCACCGACCCGGAGCAGGTCGACCTCGACA
The nucleotide sequence above comes from Streptomyces kaniharaensis. Encoded proteins:
- the efeO gene encoding iron uptake system protein EfeO, which translates into the protein MSARRRSTAAALLTLAVAIATLAGCADKKDDKAGSADAVTVNATDSACEVSKTSVPAGHVMLDISNKGSKTTEVYVYGDGDKIITERENIGPGTKATIDAEIKAGSYEIACKPGMVGDGIRQKITVTGEGGASAAADPRLAGAVDAYRKYAQEQADTTIPAVEAFAAAIKAGDVEKAKSLYAASRTGWERTEPVAESFGDVDPKTDTREDKVEAGKEWTGWHKLEKSLWADAKIGDDEKKLADQLVNDLKDWQKKIPSAEITATSMANGAKELLDEVATNKITGEEDRYSHTDLADFQANVEGAQKAYELLKPVAAEKDPELSKTLDSEFAAIQALLAKYKQADGTFTSYDKVAQAERKTFSDAVNSLGEPLSKLAAAVVAK
- a CDS encoding M4 family metallopeptidase, encoding MSPTSSSRRTLTAGAITVVAALVAVAVPTGTASAAPAGRDAAIAQARANVARNAGVFGFGTGQDLVVKDVILDADGASHVRFDRTYQGLPVVGGDLVVHQDARGRLKDSSRAAAHDPAVKSTAPGVPAQATAGTAIAAAPGVNDATSTPELVVWAADGTPRLAWRTTVEGVGEHGQPAGRVVVTDASTGEQIEAYDAEHQATGTGHSEYTGDVTVDTTPAAGGGYTLKDPVRGHVTKDADNISASSLKASSGTEFTSSTNVWGDGQKFSADRSTAAVDAHANTAWTYDYYKNTFGRNGIKNDGRGATVFVHVGTNWDNAQWSDSCFCMMTGDGNGTTDPEQVDLDTMGHEMTHGVTSATANLRYSGESGGLNESTSDIFGTMVEWYANNTFDTPDYLFSDQSTPPWLRRFDKPSLDGKSADCWSSTVGKLNVHNSSGVGNHWFYLASEGSGSKIINGVTYDSPTCNGSTVTGIGNQKVAKIWYRALTVYMTSTTTYKGARTASLNAASDLYGLNSAEYKAVAAAWSAVKVN